A single Lycorma delicatula isolate Av1 chromosome 12, ASM4794821v1, whole genome shotgun sequence DNA region contains:
- the LOC142332776 gene encoding uncharacterized protein LOC142332776 has protein sequence MNPTMQEWLKMKFHDNEKAIGDVEERSTESILLTSKCVVCNKIKNNCICENVVGKEYGNLNSFAFKERCLQITNKTDEEMNIITSHHPIHRCTFCQESFTRRSTLESHLSIHVVKKNLTRNFCKKTSYKSSNLKTHLSIHTGEKKFTCDFCKKTFRLKCNLKAHISIHTGEKKFTCNFCKKIFNRSSTLKTHLAIHTGEKKFTCNFCKKTFNQSSSLKTHLSIHTGERKYTCNFCKKTFNQSGNLKTHLAIHTGDKKFTCNFCKKTFNQSSNLKTHLAIHTGEKKFTCNFCKKTFRLKSSLKPHLSIHTGEKKVTCNFCKKTFTRLSTLKTHLAIHTGEKKFTCNFCKKTFCLKSSLKTHLSIHTGEKKVTCNVCKKTFNQSSTLKTHLAIHTGEKKYTCNFCKKTFNQSGSLKRHLAIHTGEKKFPCNFCKKTFTLLSTLKRHLTIHTGEKKFTCNVCKKTFNQSSTLKTHLAIHTGEKKYTCNFCKKTFNQSGSLKRHLAIHTGEKKFTCNFCKKTFNQSGSLKRHLAIHTGEKNVACNFYLKSLHASQIKLTE, from the exons ATGAACCCCACTATGCAAGAATGgttgaaaatgaaatttcat gataATGAAAAAGCTATTGGTGATGTGGAGGAAAGAAGTACTGAAAGTATTTTACTGACATCAAAATGTGtggtttgcaataaaataaaaaataactgtatatgtGAAAATGTTGTTGGTAAAGAATATGgtaatttaaacagttttgctTTTAAAGAAAGATGCTTgcaaattactaataaaacagaTGAAGAAATGAACATCATAACTTCTCATCATCCTATTCACAGATGTACGTTTTGTCAGGAGTCTTTCACTCGAAGAAGTACCTTAGAGTCACACTTATCtattcatgttgtcaaaaaaaacttaacacgtaatttttgtaaaaaaacttcttacaaaagcagtaatttaaagacacatctctctattcatactggtgagaagaaattcacttgtgatttttgtaagaaaacatttcgtctaaaatgtaatttaaaagcacATATCTCTAtccatactggtgagaagaaattcacttgtaatttttgtaaaaaaatatttaatcgcagcagtactttaaaaacacatctcgctattcatactggtgagaagaaattcacttgtaatttttgtaaaaaaacatttaatcaaagcagtagtttaaaaacacatctctctattcatactggtgagagaaaatacacttgtaatttttgtaaaaaaacatttaatcaaagcggtaatttaaaaacacatctcgctattcatactggtgacaagaaattcacttgtaatttttgtaaaaaaacatttaatcaaagcagtaatttaaaaacacatctcgctattcatactggtgagaagaaattcacttgtaatttttgtaaaaaaacatttcgtctaaaatctagtttaaaaccacatctctctattcatactggtgagaaaaaagtcacttgtaatttttgtaaaaaaacatttactcgcctcagtactttaaaaacacatctcgctattcatactggtgagaagaaattcacttgtaatttttgtaaaaaaacattttgtctaaaatctagtttaaaaacacatctctctattcatactggtgagaaaaaagtcacttgtaatgtttgtaaaaaaacatttaatcaaagcagtactttaaaaacacatctcgctattcatactggtgagaagaaatacacttgtaatttttgtaaaaaaacatttaatcaaagcggtagtttaaaaagacatctcgctattcatactggtgagaagaaattcccttgtaatttttgtaaaaaaacatttactctcCTCAGTACTTTAAAAAgacatctcactattcatactggtgagaaaaaattcacttgtaatgtttgtaaaaaaacatttaatcaaagcagtactttaaaaacacatctcgctattcatactggtgagaagaaatacacttgtaatttttgtaaaaaaacatttaatcaaagcggtagtttaaaaagacatctcgctattcatactggtgagaagaaattcacttgtaatttttgtaaaaaaacatttaatcaaagcggtagtttaaaaagacatctcgctattcatactggtgagaaaaatgttgcatgtaatttttatctaaaaagtttACATGCAAGTCAAATTAAGTTGACAGAGTGa